The following are from one region of the Lentimicrobiaceae bacterium genome:
- a CDS encoding glycerophosphodiester phosphodiesterase: MRRKASVLCAALFSAFMISSCETDNFADDTQDYKNVKVSELTPAMQTVRDYVPVNSVIAHRGSTFWVPEETEAAFRWARNIGADYMEADLQITKDGVILALHDYELKRTTDIENIFPDREYLPASSFTYEELMQLDAGSWFNDAKPEQARESFSSQKQYISTLEDMIMIAQGMRIKRDPVTQERIYTKVENADGTVKYTFEYEPDPMDNGNRPGIYIETKEPWVNPGIEQALYTELDRLGWNIMTQPETSTEQFYTDGAGMKKVNVGNTNGKVIIQTFSLESLRILNSIFAGKIPTCFLLWLGNGPTDMPTDDPRTYAEFINFGLENNAVFMGPSIAGAPNKYPELLKPWQSELIHKSGAAIHAYSFDTREQMGQYYGEYFYNNTGSSIPNRPLVDGMFTNRSEMTLNFYKEQGVRPVGAEGTALEILTQLGY; this comes from the coding sequence ATGAGAAGGAAAGCTTCAGTTTTGTGCGCTGCTTTATTCAGTGCATTCATGATTTCCTCGTGCGAAACAGACAATTTTGCTGATGACACGCAGGATTACAAAAATGTTAAAGTTTCAGAATTAACTCCTGCCATGCAAACTGTCAGGGATTATGTTCCGGTAAATTCAGTTATTGCTCACCGTGGTTCAACTTTTTGGGTTCCGGAAGAAACCGAGGCTGCATTCAGATGGGCCAGAAATATTGGTGCTGACTACATGGAAGCAGACCTTCAGATTACCAAAGACGGCGTTATTCTTGCACTTCATGACTACGAACTTAAACGTACAACTGATATTGAGAATATTTTCCCTGACAGGGAATACTTGCCTGCCAGTTCTTTTACCTACGAAGAATTGATGCAGCTGGATGCTGGTTCATGGTTTAATGATGCAAAACCAGAACAGGCCCGTGAGTCTTTTTCATCGCAGAAACAATATATCTCTACATTGGAAGATATGATTATGATTGCACAGGGAATGAGAATAAAACGCGATCCTGTTACTCAGGAAAGGATTTATACAAAAGTAGAAAATGCTGACGGAACTGTAAAATATACTTTTGAATATGAGCCAGATCCGATGGATAATGGTAACAGGCCTGGTATTTATATTGAAACAAAAGAACCTTGGGTTAATCCTGGAATCGAGCAGGCTTTATATACAGAGTTGGATCGCCTTGGCTGGAATATTATGACACAGCCTGAGACCAGTACCGAACAATTTTACACTGATGGAGCCGGCATGAAAAAAGTGAATGTTGGCAATACAAACGGAAAAGTGATTATTCAAACTTTCTCACTCGAAAGTCTGCGTATTCTCAATAGTATTTTTGCCGGTAAAATCCCTACTTGTTTCCTGCTGTGGTTAGGTAATGGGCCAACAGATATGCCAACCGATGATCCAAGAACTTATGCAGAATTTATCAATTTTGGTCTTGAAAACAATGCAGTTTTCATGGGACCAAGTATTGCCGGAGCTCCCAATAAATATCCTGAACTTCTTAAACCCTGGCAGTCAGAACTTATTCACAAATCAGGTGCTGCAATTCATGCTTACTCTTTTGACACCAGAGAGCAAATGGGTCAGTATTATGGTGAGTATTTCTACAACAATACCGGTTCTTCTATTCCTAACAGACCATTGGTTGATGGAATGTTTACAAACCGCTCTGAAATGACACTGAATTTCTATAAAGAACAGGGTGTTAGACCGGTAGGCGCAGAAGGAACTGCTCTGGAAATCCTTACACAACTTGGTTATTGA
- a CDS encoding YebC/PmpR family DNA-binding transcriptional regulator: MGRAFEFRKARKMKRWGNMARVFTRLGKDIEIAVKSGGPDPALNPRLRLLIQNARSENMPKENVERAIKRAISKDSSDYKEVVYEGYAPHGVAVVVETATDNPTRTVANVRSYFVRNGGSLGTMGMLDFLFERKCSFKVAMKEGINTEDLELEMIDYGVEEVFVDEGEIMIYAEFTNFGPIQKYLEDNGFEIKTFAFERIPNDTKTLTPEQQADVDKMLERMDDDDDITNVFHNMRSAE, translated from the coding sequence ATGGGAAGAGCATTTGAATTTCGCAAAGCAAGAAAAATGAAACGCTGGGGCAATATGGCCAGAGTATTCACCCGATTAGGAAAAGACATTGAAATCGCTGTAAAATCAGGCGGTCCTGATCCTGCTCTAAACCCAAGACTTCGCCTGCTCATACAAAATGCCAGAAGCGAAAATATGCCTAAGGAAAATGTTGAACGTGCCATCAAGCGTGCTATTTCAAAAGACTCCTCAGACTATAAAGAAGTTGTTTATGAAGGCTATGCACCTCACGGTGTGGCAGTTGTAGTTGAAACAGCTACCGATAACCCAACCCGTACAGTTGCCAATGTCAGAAGTTATTTTGTAAGAAATGGCGGAAGCCTGGGAACCATGGGGATGCTTGACTTTTTATTTGAGCGTAAATGCTCATTCAAAGTCGCTATGAAAGAAGGAATTAACACCGAAGATCTGGAACTTGAAATGATTGATTATGGTGTTGAAGAGGTCTTTGTTGATGAAGGCGAGATTATGATTTACGCTGAATTCACAAACTTCGGCCCTATACAGAAGTACCTGGAAGACAATGGTTTTGAAATAAAAACCTTTGCATTTGAGCGCATTCCCAACGACACTAAAACACTGACGCCTGAACAACAGGCCGATGTTGACAAAATGCTGGAACGTATGGATGACGACGACGATATTACAAATGTTTTTCACAATATGCGCTCAGCAGAATAA